The sequence ATGATATGTCAACCTTTCAAGAAAATTTAGAAAAATATGCCGAACTTGCGGTAAAAGTCGGGGTAAATATTCAGCCAGGACAAACACTTGTCGTTAGAACTCCTTTAAAT is a genomic window of Desertibacillus haloalkaliphilus containing:
- a CDS encoding aminopeptidase, with the translated sequence MSTFQENLEKYAELAVKVGVNIQPGQTLVVRTPLN